The following nucleotide sequence is from Pseudomonas sessilinigenes.
GATCTGTTCAGCTTGCTGGGCCGTTGGCTGCCGGCGCTGATGATCGCCTTGAATAACGGATCGGCCCATGTCGCGCCGGTTTCCCGTCTTAAACCTACTGCTCGCACTGCTGATAAGGCTGATTGAATATGGAACTTGATCTCTGGACGCAGAGCCTCGTCACAGCGATGACCGCCTTGTGGACCAAGGTGGCGAACTTCATTCCGAACCTGTTCGGTGCGTTGGTAGTG
It contains:
- a CDS encoding CrfX protein, with the translated sequence MHDPFEQSLRDMLKASPSSRDDDACLGRVLKTANRQVGAGDLFSLLGRWLPALMIALNNGSAHVAPVSRLKPTARTADKAD